GGCTTTATTATTTTAGGTGGTGGTGCTGGTGTTTTAGTTAGCTCGCTAAATTCATTCCAACCACTTTTTCAACGAGTTTATAATCTAAGCGGTGTTATTCCAAATAATGATGCTTTTGCAGGTGCCCTAGCCCAGAGTTTGCCAAGTATTGCAACTTTAGGATCGCTAATTATGGTCATTGCGATGCTTTTAAATATTATTCTTGCAACTTTTTCAAGACTAAAATATGTCTATCTTTCCGGGCATGTTCTTTATTATTCTTCTTTAATGCTAGCCGCTGTTATGTACACTTCTGGCTTTGATTTTCAAAATAGTTCAGCAGATTTTGCAATGGCACTAATTGCCGGAGCAAGTATTTTAGCCCTTTATATGGTAATCTCACCTGCAGCCCAACAAAGATATATGCGCCAAATTACCGGCACAAACGAAATTGCCCTCGGCCACACCGGCGGATTTGGCTATGCCCTTTCTGGACTAATCGGCGAGTCAATTGCTAAAATTTCCAAAAAAAGTCTGCTTTCAACAGAAGAAATTAAATTTCCCCAGTCACTTTATTTTTTTCGAAACACTTTGGTTTCAATATCTCTAACAGTCTTTCTTTTTTACATTTTTGCCTTTTTACCAGCCGGAATTCTTTATGAATTAGGCCGCTTTGACAAGGTTGCCGATGCTAATGTAATTGAGATTTTATCCTCAAGAAACTGAGTTGTAACAATGATAATTTCGGCCTTTACTTTTACTGCCGGAGTTGAAATTATTCTTGCCGGAGTTAGATTATTTGTTGGCGAATTAGTGCCGATGTTTAAAGGTTTTTCGGACAAATTGATTAAAAATGCAAAAGTCGCTGTTGACTGTCCGGTAGTTTTTCCTTACGCGCCAAATTCAATTATTATTGGCTTTATTTCCTCTTTTTTAGCAGGAATAATTGGACTTTTTATCACGCTAGGACTTGGCTATGCAGCACTTATTCCGGCAGTAATTCTTCCAGGACTAGTTCCACATTTCTTTTTAGGAGCAACTTCTGGAGTTTTTGGTAACGTAAAAGGTGGAATCTGAGGCGCTATTATCGGACCTTTTGTTGGCGGACTGATTATCACATTTATTCCGGTATTTTTTGCCCTTGGAAATTGAACACCGCTTGAGTCTAACTCACTTGGTGATTTAATTACCGCCGGTGGAGCCACAAAACAATCCTTAATTAGTCTAAACTGAGGCGATACAGACTATTTTATTGGCTATATTCCCGGAATTCTTGGACTAATTCCTAAAGTTGGAAAATATGTAATTCTTGGCTTTAGCATTTTGGTTTACTTGATTTTTATTATCGACGGAGTTATCAAAAAATACCATGGAAAACGAGCAAAAACTGCCTAATTTAAAGCTTTTTTTAGCAACAATGCGGGCAGTCGCCCTTGATTCAATTAATAATGCTGGGGGTGGTCACATTGGTATGGCTCTTGGTGCAAGTGAAATTTTTTATAGCCTAGTTGGTCAAAATTTAAATTTTAGTCCGCTAAATCCAAAGTGAATCAATCGCGATCGCTTTGTTTTATCAGCCGGGCATGGTTCAATGGGACTCTATTCTCTGTATCATTTAATGGGCTTAATTTCGCTTGAAGATATTAAAAATCATAAACAACTACACTCAAAAACACCGTCGCATCCCGAGGTTGACAAATTAGAATATATCGATGCCTCAACTGGGCCGCTTGGCCAAGGGGTGGCAATGGCTGTCGGGATGGCACTAGCCGAAAAAAGGCTGGCCCAAAAATTTAATCAATCTGACTTAAAAATTATTGACCATTTTACTTATGTCTTATGTGGCGACGGCGATTTTCAAGAAGGTGTTGCCTTAGAAGCCCTAGCTTTTGCCGGCACAAATAAACTGTCAAAATTAATACTTATGCACGATTTTAATAACATTCAAATTGATACAAGCGCTAGTTTAGTTAATAATCTTGATTTTGCCAGTTTTTTTAAATCAATTGGCTTTGATGCAATTATTTTAAAAGATAATAAAGTTGAAAATATCAATTTTGCCCTTGAAAAGGCAAGAAAATCTGACAGACCTGTTTATATTCAAGTTCCAACTATTATTGCCTTTGCAACAGAATTTGCCAATTCAACAAAAGGACACCATGGATCACTCAGTGCTAAAAAAACCTATGAATTCAAAGCTAATTTGGGACTAGAAAATTTAGATCCTTTTGAGTACGACAAAAAAGCCTATGAAATAG
The sequence above is a segment of the Mesomycoplasma ovipneumoniae genome. Coding sequences within it:
- a CDS encoding PTS ascorbate transporter subunit IIC; protein product: MNFGLWLLGFLKDFVGTPALLVGLFTLIGAVAMRKKVSQIIVSSFKVSVGFIILGGGAGVLVSSLNSFQPLFQRVYNLSGVIPNNDAFAGALAQSLPSIATLGSLIMVIAMLLNIILATFSRLKYVYLSGHVLYYSSLMLAAVMYTSGFDFQNSSADFAMALIAGASILALYMVISPAAQQRYMRQITGTNEIALGHTGGFGYALSGLIGESIAKISKKSLLSTEEIKFPQSLYFFRNTLVSISLTVFLFYIFAFLPAGILYELGRFDKVADANVIEILSSRNWVVTMIISAFTFTAGVEIILAGVRLFVGELVPMFKGFSDKLIKNAKVAVDCPVVFPYAPNSIIIGFISSFLAGIIGLFITLGLGYAALIPAVILPGLVPHFFLGATSGVFGNVKGGIWGAIIGPFVGGLIITFIPVFFALGNWTPLESNSLGDLITAGGATKQSLISLNWGDTDYFIGYIPGILGLIPKVGKYVILGFSILVYLIFIIDGVIKKYHGKRAKTA